One Telluria mixta DNA window includes the following coding sequences:
- a CDS encoding GGDEF domain-containing protein has product MRDALLANDCDEMQGYLHTRIGRVMELRARVVTLAIGTDPKLRRMLTYWAATATLYALFVTLLAVESAAGMVPYHGVLGLGLYAALGASTFYALVRANAHLGLRPHTLATLQGLFGITCNMWAYSITGPLRGATLMGLMVVVVFCTFALRPRQTLLLAVCGLAGMGATMWWHQMRDPLHYPPRVEAVTFVIMAGCSLTVTFLTGEMNKLRARLKAKREIVEAALVTIRLLATTDELTSVSNRRHMNELLDAEQGPACVALIDIDFFKQINDRHGHAAGDAVLRAVAHRLRAGLRPGDALARWGGEEFLMLLPATSLVEAHAFVESLRAGMADLAVPGLDARLRVTFSAGLAARQDREPFSATVNRADKALYAAKAAGRDRVIGA; this is encoded by the coding sequence GTGCGCGATGCCCTGCTCGCGAACGATTGCGACGAGATGCAGGGCTATCTGCATACCAGGATAGGGAGAGTCATGGAATTGCGCGCACGTGTCGTCACCCTTGCCATCGGCACCGACCCGAAACTGCGCCGAATGCTCACTTACTGGGCCGCGACTGCCACGCTGTACGCCCTGTTCGTGACCCTGCTGGCCGTCGAATCGGCCGCCGGCATGGTGCCATACCACGGCGTGCTCGGTCTCGGCCTGTACGCTGCGCTCGGCGCCTCGACCTTCTATGCGCTGGTGCGCGCCAACGCCCACCTCGGCCTGCGGCCGCACACCCTCGCCACCCTGCAAGGCCTGTTCGGCATCACCTGCAACATGTGGGCCTATTCCATCACGGGGCCGCTGCGCGGCGCTACCCTGATGGGGTTGATGGTCGTTGTCGTGTTCTGCACGTTCGCCCTGCGCCCGCGCCAGACCCTGCTCCTCGCCGTATGCGGCCTGGCCGGCATGGGCGCCACGATGTGGTGGCACCAGATGCGCGATCCGCTGCATTACCCGCCGCGGGTGGAGGCCGTCACGTTCGTCATCATGGCCGGGTGCTCGCTCACGGTAACCTTCCTCACAGGCGAGATGAACAAGCTGCGCGCACGCCTGAAGGCCAAGCGTGAAATCGTGGAAGCGGCACTCGTCACGATCCGTCTGCTCGCCACCACGGACGAACTGACGTCCGTGTCGAACCGCCGCCACATGAACGAATTGCTGGACGCGGAACAGGGGCCGGCGTGCGTCGCCCTGATCGACATCGACTTCTTCAAGCAGATCAACGACCGCCACGGCCACGCGGCCGGCGACGCCGTGCTGCGCGCCGTCGCCCACAGGTTGCGCGCGGGCCTGCGTCCCGGCGACGCGCTGGCGCGCTGGGGCGGCGAGGAATTCCTCATGCTGCTGCCCGCCACGTCCCTGGTCGAGGCCCACGCGTTCGTCGAGTCGCTGCGCGCCGGGATGGCGGACCTCGCCGTGCCGGGGCTGGATGCGCGCCTGCGCGTGACCTTTTCGGCCGGTCTCGCCGCGCGCCAGGACCGGGAGCCGTTCAGCGCCACCGTCAACCGTGCCGACAAGGCCCTGTACGCGGCCAAGGCAGCGGGACGCGACCGCGTGATCGGGGCGTGA
- a CDS encoding glycoside hydrolase family 43 protein — MKRLVFLLAVVLGAAHAAEPVRTYHNPILYADYSDPDVIRSGDDYWLVASSFHFSPGLPVLHSKDLVHWTVAGHVLPRLPFDPAYDMVPPYTLTDSTSKPVTGQRYARGVWAPSLREHAGKFYVYWATPDEGIFMSTAINPAGPWSAPVAVISGPGYEDPCPFWDDDGKAYLVHSKVGAGPLILHAMSPDGTRVLDPGRTIVEDKANLPTLEGPKVYKRNGYYYIFAPIGGVGHGPQAVLRARRIDGPYEARKVLLPGNGVDGPHQGGWVETPSGQGWFIHFNSTGAFGRIAHLQPVVWKDDWPEMGRAGLPVTEAPVPDTGRSVPADRLQDSDEFSAATLGLQWSWNHNPDDAHWSLAQRPGYLRLQANEAKYLVGARNVLTQILQGPASEITTRLELKGLGERQRAGLVLFGVGVPWVGVVHEDGQDYVTVANGGVETRVGRVDGKAIVLRAAVAEDQTVRFSYARDGSDDFRAAGAPVKLAPFSWWKGSRPAVFTWIKAESDAPREGGGPRLITRDYVDVDWFRVTRR, encoded by the coding sequence ATGAAACGACTCGTCTTCCTGCTCGCTGTCGTACTGGGCGCCGCGCATGCCGCGGAACCCGTGCGCACGTATCACAACCCGATCCTGTACGCCGACTATTCCGACCCGGACGTGATCCGCTCCGGCGACGATTACTGGCTCGTCGCATCGAGCTTCCACTTTTCTCCGGGCCTGCCCGTGCTGCACTCGAAGGACCTCGTGCACTGGACCGTCGCCGGCCACGTGCTGCCGCGGCTCCCGTTCGACCCGGCCTACGACATGGTCCCGCCGTACACGCTGACGGACAGCACGTCGAAACCGGTCACGGGCCAGCGCTACGCGCGCGGCGTGTGGGCGCCGTCGCTGCGCGAGCACGCCGGCAAGTTCTACGTGTACTGGGCGACGCCGGACGAGGGCATCTTCATGAGCACGGCCATTAACCCCGCCGGGCCGTGGAGCGCACCCGTCGCCGTGATCTCCGGTCCGGGCTACGAAGACCCGTGCCCGTTCTGGGACGACGACGGCAAGGCGTATCTCGTCCATTCGAAAGTCGGCGCCGGGCCGCTGATCCTGCACGCGATGAGCCCGGACGGCACGCGCGTGCTCGACCCGGGCAGGACGATCGTCGAGGACAAGGCCAACCTGCCGACGCTGGAGGGCCCCAAGGTCTACAAGCGCAACGGGTATTACTACATCTTCGCGCCGATCGGCGGCGTGGGCCACGGACCGCAGGCCGTGCTGCGCGCGCGCCGCATCGACGGGCCGTACGAGGCGCGCAAGGTCCTGCTGCCGGGGAACGGCGTCGACGGCCCGCACCAGGGCGGCTGGGTCGAGACGCCGTCGGGCCAGGGCTGGTTCATCCACTTCAACAGCACGGGCGCGTTCGGCCGCATCGCGCACCTGCAGCCCGTCGTGTGGAAGGACGACTGGCCGGAGATGGGGCGGGCGGGCCTGCCCGTGACCGAGGCGCCGGTCCCGGACACGGGCCGCAGCGTGCCCGCGGACCGGCTGCAGGACTCGGACGAATTCTCTGCCGCGACGCTGGGCCTGCAATGGTCGTGGAACCACAATCCGGACGACGCGCACTGGAGCCTCGCGCAGCGGCCCGGCTACCTGCGCCTGCAGGCCAACGAGGCGAAGTACCTCGTCGGCGCGCGCAATGTCCTCACGCAGATCCTGCAGGGACCCGCGTCCGAGATCACGACGCGGCTGGAACTGAAGGGGCTGGGCGAACGCCAGCGCGCGGGCCTCGTGCTGTTCGGTGTCGGCGTGCCGTGGGTGGGCGTCGTGCACGAGGATGGGCAGGACTACGTGACGGTGGCGAACGGCGGCGTGGAGACCCGGGTGGGCAGGGTCGACGGCAAGGCAATCGTCCTGCGCGCGGCCGTGGCGGAAGACCAGACCGTGCGGTTTTCGTATGCGCGCGACGGCTCGGACGACTTCCGCGCCGCCGGCGCGCCGGTGAAGCTGGCGCCGTTCTCGTGGTGGAAGGGCAGCCGGCCCGCGGTCTTCACGTGGATCAAGGCCGAGTCCGACGCGCCGCGGGAAGGCGGCGGCCCGCGCCTGATCACGCGCGACTACGTCGACGTCGACTGGTTCCGCGTGACCCGGCGCTGA